In Lactuca sativa cultivar Salinas chromosome 5, Lsat_Salinas_v11, whole genome shotgun sequence, the DNA window TTGATTTGTGTGAAGTCTGAATTTTGTGCCATATGTGTTCTTGCTGAGTTGCTACTATGATTTTGCCTGATTTTTCTGTAATGTTGTTGGATTTTGTTGCTGAAATATGTTCTTGCTGAATTTTGAATAATAGAAATGGCACAAATGGCACAAAAAAGGCCTAGAATTAATTGGAAACAGAGAGAAGGTGTTGAAAAAGCATTTCTTGAAGCTTGTTTTCAAGAAATTACAACTTACGGGCGTGAAGGGAGTAGTTTGAAAGCAAGCTCATGAAAGAATGTAGCTGAAAGATTGAAAATAGAATACAATTTTGTAGTTGATCAAAAACAGATGAAAAATCGATACAACTATCTAAAAGCAAAATTTGGTGCTTGGttgaaattaaaaaacaaaacagGAAACGTTTATAACCCTATAACTAACACGTTTAACATGGAAGAAGACGAATGGAAACTAGAGATTAAggtattttgatttttgattataagtaatatatcataatattttataatattttataatatttataatattttcaAGAAGTCGAACAGAATGGTAGAAACTTTGAGAACTTATCCACTAGTGTACCCTGATCTTTGTGTTCAGTTGTTCGATGGGTCGGCTGCGATTGGCATTCATGGATGGGTGCCATCTTCTACACTTCCTCACCCTTCTCATGATTCGCCTGACATAAATTTAAGTGACTTTGATGCTATTAATGTAACTAAGGTCCCGTTTGATACAcatcttttcaggtccaaacagatttttctggctgaatggaccagaaagactgtttgatttgcacaaaaaatgggtctttcccggtaagatatgtctttcccagaaaTCCCCcaaatcatatctttctggctgaatgagctggaaagacaattatgcACCAAACCtcgtctctttctttctttctttcttggattattatttttttaaataacttttttaaaaaatattttcgttgaattattactttttttcatcattcaacgcagtcaatcagatgtacaatcaaacaacatggtttctttcccagtcagaaaactttcccagacaggactttcctagacaaaaactatcaaacgggacctagGATGGAAAGTATGACTTCACCCGAAAGTCcaaatgaaggaacctctagtgtttccaaaaacaaagaagctaaaggaaaaggaaaagaaacAATCAATGCAAAGATCATTAAAGCCGGTGATGAAATTAGCAAAGTTGCGAAGATGTTAGTAGAGAAGTATAAAGAGCATGATATGGCATCATGTATGGAAAAGTTGGTGAAAATGAAATGGGAAATATCTGATCCAAGATACCAAACGGCTGTTTTGCTTTTTGGTGAAAGTGCCGATTTTAGAAAAGTTTGGTTATTTCTTCCGACGGAAGCTAGTGAGATGTGGTTAAAGAACGTCGGATCAAAGTATGGCTTGATGTGATGTTTTCTTAGGATTTTATTTGATGTGTGTCATTATGGATTTAAAACGTTGAACTTTTTTAGGATTTTATTTGATGTGTGTCGTTATGGATTTAAAATGTTGAACCTTTTTAGGATTTTATTTTATGTGTGTCGTTATGGATTTAAAATATTGAACTTTTTTAGGATTTTATTTGATGTGTGTCGTTATGGATTTAAAATGTTGGATTTTATATGTTGTTTGACCTTATGTTCTTAAAATGTTGAATTTTATATATTGTTTGACATTATGTTTTTATAATGTTGAATTTTAAATGTTGTTTGACAGGTGATTTATGGATACAGATGATGATACTGTGTATTTCATGTTGCTTTCTTGGTATTGGATGTTTTTAGCTTCGACAAGAATAGAAAGGATAAGCGACTTGAATTTGACATTGACCGGTCATGCATTTACGCAAGAATTGTTGCATGGATCTTCTTTACAATGTCATGAGTTGATGCGTCTTTCACGGGAAGCATATGTACTACTATGCAacgattttaaacaaaaaaattggtTGCAAAGTAGTCGGTCAATAAGTGTTGAAGAAAAGTTAGCTATCTTTTTAACAATTATCGGGCACAATGAGCGGTTTCGAATGGTTAAATGTAGATTTCAACACTCAACAGAAACAATTCATAGGTGTTTTCATGAGGTTCTAAATGCGATGATGAACTTTGTAAGAGAAATTATTGTGTCAACATCTTCTAATGAAACAGTAAACACATCAGGACGACATAGATGGTTGAAAGAAATATTTCCGGGAGCGATAGGTGCATTAGATGGAACTCTTGTACATACAGTCGTGTCCGCCGGTCAACAAACTCGTTATAGAGGAAGAGGAAAAGGTGAGTGCTATCAAAATGTTATTggaatttgtaattttgatatgatatCCACGTTTGTATGGGCCGCTTGGGAGGGCATAGCACATGATTCATGAGTTCTAAAAGAAGTTGTATTTAATCCAACTTCCGGCTTTCCATTTCCTCCACCAGGTTTGCaatctttttttttaactttgattATTAAATACATTATCTATTTTTCATATAACAATTTTAAAATTCATGCTTATAGACaaatattacctttgtgatgccGCATACACCAACACTCGTGGATTTATGGCTCCCTACCGAATTACGAGGTACTGGTTATCCGATTTCTGAAGACAACGTGCATTAACCAAGGAGGAAAAATTCAACCATTCTCACGCACAACTCAGAAATGTTATTGAGCGCGCTTATGGAGTTTCGAAGGCGAGATTTTCAATCCTAAAACAAATGGCTCCTTATCCTTTTCCGATACAAAGAGACATAGTGCTTGCTTGTTTTGCagtccataattttataaggaaatgtAATATTCGTGATCAATTATTTATGGACTTTGAAGAGGACACTATGTTTACTGTTGACGTAGGTGGATGAAGTGATGACCAAAACGTACACGACATTCAGTAGGGTAACCAAGACAATGAATATATGGCTAATTTTTGTAACCAGATTGCTAATCAATTACTTTAAAGTTGTATGTTGAGGATTATGTTTAATTTGGATGTTATATGATGTTCAATTTGGATGTTATATGAATTTTAatttgtattttgttttatgtttaatttgaattttatatgaagttttgtattttatttataattatttacaAATTCAGTATCATTCAGCACAATCGTTCAGTCCAACCAAACAATAACAAATAGTTCAGAAGTTTAAATTGGTTATTTTCACCATTAAGAGACAGACATTCAGATGTCTGACCAAACATCTAATTATCATTCACATACAGATTCATACAGAGCCTCTACATCATTCAGACATCTGTATCCTCCAGATATGAATAATTCAGATgctaccaaacagccccttaaTGTCTCGTAATGTTTATGTAACTTTCATATCATTTTATTACTTATAAAAAAATCATGTTCTATGATAtataaattatatgataaaatgactatattatatatatatatatatatatatatatatatatatatatatatatatatatatgtttatgacTCAAAAAGTGTCATAGTAagcatatatatacatacatgtaTTCCACATAAAAATGATgtagatgttatatatatatatatatatatatatatatatatatatatatatatatatatatatattggtgggatgtcaagtccattaagcaaattacaccctttgcttacaaataaaacgtaatataatggtaaaaaaagATATCGAGCCTCAAataaatggttgtattcaatcactaATGCAATCCAATAGACTAGTGTAataaaactaactaactacaGTTAAACTAAAAGagggagaggggggggggggggttgtgatTGTTTGAAAACTAAAAACTTGAAGAACTAAAATACTTGCAATTAAGAAAGGTTGTGAGATGATCAAATGTTATATAGAATTGGTCAACCAAGGTAATTCAACACAATGGACATTTgagtgtttatcattaggattcaatatgaagcttatcattcatcctgaaattggttatagcaatcatgaagcatgatatgcaaAGATTCCTcaaaggtagtatggaggttggggaagcctacaacacaccttcttaatcaaaatcaaggatTCAGTTGAAGCAATTAAACGCAAGaaagttgattagccttaagaatgaaggaatccccaactCCTGGAGGATGTCAATGCATACACATTCATAAAGGAGACATGATCCATAAgatagagatgatttctaccatcataaagcctttgttctaagtaaattcaatgattcaatgctaaatcaaagaaataaaccaacaatttctcattcaagtaccaagctcatgatcaaagtattaaacaagcataaaAAATATGAAGATAAATGATAATCAAGCATGAATCCTTCATAACCCACAAATATCCAAGGGTTTTAGCCTAAGTCAACTAAAATAAAGAGATTAGCCACTTATGGCAATAAGATAATAATCACAAAAGTGTTTTTGCATCAAGAAACTAACAACCACTAAAAGAATGAGAAGAATGTAGATCTATCTCTCAAACATCACCTCCAAGGTGCTCCAATGGTGGAAAAATTGAAGTGTAGCTGCCAAACCCAACCCCCAAGGTAAAATGGTGAGCAAAATGACCATAATGCCTCAAAGTGTGTAGTTGCGCGGGTACCCTCGCAAGTTTGCACAACCGTAACCCCCACCCTCATAAATGGTGTTGAAACACTATTGGCTCTTTTTCTCCACTACTCCACCCCACTACTTAAGATTCCATTACCCATCTTAATaagcccacttcatccaagtcttcaacattttaagcccaattctTCTTTGATGGATTCGAAAAGCCCAATAATAAGAGTCTATAACCCATATTCATAAGCCCGCCAAGCCCATCTCCAAGATAAACTGCAACAACATAGAGACTCCAGAAGCCTGCAAAACACCTCATGCAAGATAGAAAGTACCTGGTACGATCTAGGATAAAAGAATGAGAtagaatatacaatgcaatactaataaaaaggataaaaattctaaaataaactataaaaaagaaggaaataaaataaactatcaaatcaccccaagcttaaaccttacttgtcctcaagtaatagcaagactaaaatgaactcggGATGAGTTAagctaaaaaggaaaaagaaagataCCATAGAACTTGGACAAATTCAGTCAGCATGGTCAgaatcggtcttttatggatcGTACGTATCTTACAAATGTTCCCCGCTTTAGTGACATAAACCACATTCTCGAACTACTTGATGGGCGAATAGACCCCGTCTGAAGGTGGCAACCATTAGAGTGTACAAGACAAAGGAAATAGGGGGATGCACCCAATGGGGGCACTATATGACAATGCATACTATAATACATGAAGGAAAGGTGCCTCTTCATACACGATGGTTTCTATATTGGTCAGGCTAAGTGTATAATAATGAAATAGGGTTTTCAGCACGACCTCTAGGAAAACATCTGGCTTCGGAGGTTTCTCCTTTGTACTATCATTTACAGCCTACCGTCTCACCTTCATTGCCTTCATTGATGGATCTAGAAAGCCCAATAATGCCTTGAAATCCCACCAACGCATATCCAAGCTAAAACGCAACAACATCGAGACTCCAGAAGCCTGCAAAACATCTCATTATCACATTATCAGGAATTATTAGCATAGCTTTAAAAAACACATTTGTATTAACCTTTCAAATTAATGGGTAAGATTCATTATCACATTATCATGAATTTTtgcaaattaaaaatataaaaagttttttttttttttttttgtatatttcaTCTTGTTGGAACAATATCAATGACCATCTCTGTAATTTGTTCTACATTATTGCATATGGACAAATTTTGTAATTTTAGTGTGAAAAATAAAGGTCGTTTCTGTAAATTTATTTCCTGCATTACACCGACGGTTTTTATATTTTCACTATTACAACAGACTTGTAATTCTACAAATAAAGATTAAAAagagtaaaagtattcatgtTTTGATGTGATCTTATAAACGGGTACTAGGTACAAATTCCTTTGGAAATGCTATATATGGTAATGAGACTGAGATATATATgtcactagtttataacccgtgggaaccacggttggaaaattaattaaactttttaagtaaaaaactcaaaactattaattaataattttaaataacttattaattaaaagatatttttttagttatatataaaattataatcattgattcaaataaatacgtaaaatatatcatcttataatttgtataagttttattttattataatttgtatagattttattttatttttattctaatattattaatttaatgtaattaaaatgtgatttaaattttgaaatttgaaatttaaaatggagaattaatagattgataagtgtcatgatattaattacaagtgccaatagattgacaagtgtcatTGTATTTATTACAATGTCTAacatggtgacacatggcaaaacaattactcttttattagtatagggataTATGTGAATAATTAATATATCGAATTTTTAGAACTTCTCGTTTATTCTTAACATACATATTACGCAGTAACTAAAAATACTTTTGTCAACGGACAAATGAAAAAGAAGTTAAACTTGTATTACCGCATTGTAGGAGTGAGCATTTGGATCAGACCAGCTCTTGGAAAGACTGGTTTTGTAGAAATTTGTGAACATTGGATTGGACCGGTTGAGGCTTACCGTCCGATTCCCGGTGTTTGGACGTAAATGTGAGCATTTAGTCCGAACTGGACCGGACCGGACCTAACCTAACCGGTTCTTGGACGAGACATGTTTTGCGGAAATTTGTGGACCTTTGACCAGACCTGTTTAAACTTACCAACTTACCAGATCCAAGTGCAAGTCCGATTCCCGATCCAGTCCGGTCTGAATGTCCAAATGCTTACCGGTTAAGTTTTGGGAGATACCGGTCACGTTAATTAAGTAGATGATTTAAGAAGTTTAGAAATTCGTATTCTTATATAGTCATGTGAAGACGTATATGAATCATAATCGTTCATTATTTGAAACGTAAAAAAACATTGATTGATAGGTTATAATAGGAATCTAAATTGCTTTCCTGCTCATAATAATTTTCATCAAGATTTGTTTCATCTCTCTTCCTATATACTCTTTTGCAATTATTCTCATATCTCCATTACACAGTAAAAGTTGATCATATACTCATACATATCTCCAAATCCCCACcacatcaaaattttattttggaAGCTGTCTTCTTTGCCTCACCTTTTCCTTATATTCCAAACCAAATTCTAATGCCAAATAGTAACCAAAAAAGTCATCGCCTTTTTCTAATCAACATTCAATCACTATGTGCTCTAGCTTAAAAAGTAGAGCTAAGTTTTTAAAAAGTAATGTTAAAAATTATATTATCTAAAATTTTATAATTCAAAAATACTAAGATTTCAATATGAgtattgttttttaattttttatgatttaaaaatgtTATGATCGTTAATCTAGTATATTATAACTCAAAATTATATAATTCAAAGTTATGATGTAAAAtttgttagggaccaaacatgtatTTTTTACTAGACCATTGAaacaaatttattattattttttaaattatatgatCTAAATGCTatgattaaataaattaataacccAAAATTATATTATCCAAAAAACTTATGATTCAAAATTTGTTATTAAGCAAATTTTATACGATCCAAAAATGTTTATTACTCATAAgtttttttatccaaaaatattatgattttaaaatcataaatattAACTGTTTCTTTTATAATTCAAAATCATCTGATTAAGAAAATGTTGTGATCTAAAACGTTATAAAATGAAAACCTTATTTGTTTGAAAATATTATCATCCTAAATTATATGATCCAAAATTGTAAAGTCCCAAAAACACTaagtaaaagtttcatttttcaaCCACTAAAATCATTAAATCATTTGTTTAAAAGACCATCAATATGTAATGTATTATTAAATATCAAAGTAAAATCATATGATACAAATTTAATTCGGTGAAAATTATCATAATCTAAATTGATATAATGCACACTATTAAGAATATAATGAaccaaaatattatatatatatatatatatatatatatatatatatatatatatatatatatatatatatatatatatatatatatatagggctaagttataatatagatggacaactattgtgtggacgtgtggataatgttattttatgaaaattacaaagaagatatgttgtttagtaatgtgaatacgttcaatctcatagaactattgttattttaatggattctcaccaattcttattcatttttgttctcattcatagttttttgtttattttaattcttacagaatacgactcaataaacatcctgataacattctgacagaataagaataattaaaaaaaatgtataataactttttagacgatttaattagtgaaaatgtttaataattaaaataattatataagattgaacgtattcatattatcaaacaacatattttctttgtaattctcacagaataacattatccacacattcacacaatagattatatatatatatatatatatatatatatatatatatatatatatatatatatatatatatatatatatatatatatatatatatatatatatatttatatatattacaacATGCAACATAAACAACATGTTATATTattgaaaaaacatcataaatggtccctgtggtttttctTGATCTAAAGTTTAGTCTCCAtggtttaaaaacatcatagatgATCCTgtattttcaaaacttttgacgattggtccttattgctaacttcGTTAAGTTTTGTCCATTAACTGAAgagcattttcgtcatttcactaccacatggaccatttatgatgttttctcttattacaaaaatgaaataatatacaaatgtggtctctctctctctctctctttctctctctctctctctctctatctctctccaaCAACCAATAACACCCACATTTATTACTTTGTTCTTCAACATTAGAGAGCACCATTGTATCTTCTTTGCTCACATCCTCACCCGACTCCGGCTCCGGCGAGGATTTGCTTTGTAATTGGTTATACAATACCTTCCTCTTTGTCGATCCACACCTTCGCTTTGTCGTCCTCGTGTTCTCAACAAAACTTTGTAATTGGTTGTACTACTTTACTATCGTTGAAAACCCTACCTCTACAAATCCGGAGATAACCTCCATGGCAGGCGGCGCTGCAAAGCCTATATCTCAACAAAACCCTGAAAACGAAATGAAATTTGAAGGCAAGATATCGATTTGTCAACAAAACTTTGTCTCCGTCTACCTCCACCTCAATTCAGAAACATCAATTGCCATATATACAACACTATCATCTTCTTGAAATCTTCAACTGATTTTTCTTTGAATCAATTTCTGATCTAGAAGGCTTGACCTTCTGAAATCAAGTTTTGAACCGATTTCTATTCTTCGGGACTCTATGAAAGGAGATGAAATCTAGAGTTGAGTTACCGAGCAAAAAATCGGAGGTCCAAGAACACATAGATCTAAAATCGAAGGCCCAAAAAAAGGATTTCCAGATGAAATCAAGAAATTTGTGTGGATatatatgttcttgtgagtttcaaaATTAGACTCCAAGAAATTTGTTGTTGTTCTGTTTGTTATGTTTCTTTCCCTTTTTTTCTTCCATCTCAATTGTTGTTCTTGGATTTGTTTGAAATAGTTCTAGGGACAACACTGATCGACAAACACATACgtatctttgatttttttttttttttttttttttttgattttagaaaaaaatgaaaaatatgcaaagggatctcacacacacaca includes these proteins:
- the LOC111901074 gene encoding uncharacterized protein LOC111901074, which produces MDTDDDTVYFMLLSWYWMFLASTRIERISDLNLTLTGHAFTQELLHGSSLQCHELMRLSREAYVLLCNDFKQKNWLQSSRSISVEEKLAIFLTIIGHNERFRMVKCRFQHSTETIHRCFHEVLNAMMNFVREIIVSTSSNETVNTSGRHRWLKEIFPGAIGALDGTLVHTVVSAGQQTRYRGRGKDKYYLCDAAYTNTRGFMAPYRITRYWLSDF